In Allocoprobacillus halotolerans, a genomic segment contains:
- a CDS encoding DUF6431 domain-containing protein, whose translation MNPPATMVQSFSVLIKHIFQTCPINFNHSLSASEFQLLETFLLNHLELSAFHIHDDHICKSPNFKFFISYDRYFITFRDNAVVEETVSIPVLYCENCKHFHAVLPHLFIVPHCQYSIPFILSVLFDKFYSSLTVNDVSNKYGISISTIYRWIKKYMCYLRYYMQLRNSYRMSFFVSMIYLYEDVMNDIYDLSSHALFQYDRKLFAPS comes from the coding sequence ATGAATCCACCCGCTACTATGGTACAATCATTTTCTGTTTTAATCAAGCATATTTTTCAAACTTGTCCTATTAATTTTAACCATTCTCTCTCTGCTAGTGAATTTCAGCTTCTCGAAACCTTTTTATTAAATCATCTGGAACTCTCTGCGTTTCATATCCATGATGATCATATATGTAAGTCACCTAATTTTAAATTCTTTATCTCTTATGATCGCTATTTTATTACTTTCCGTGATAATGCCGTTGTTGAGGAAACTGTTTCGATTCCCGTGCTTTACTGTGAAAACTGCAAACATTTTCATGCTGTCCTTCCTCATCTTTTCATTGTGCCTCATTGCCAATATTCTATTCCTTTTATATTATCTGTCCTTTTTGATAAATTTTATTCTTCATTGACTGTAAATGATGTTTCAAATAAATATGGAATATCTATTTCTACAATCTACAGATGGATCAAAAAATACATGTGCTATCTACGCTACTATATGCAGCTTAGAAACAGTTACCGCATGTCTTTTTTTGTTTCAATGATTTATCTTTATGAGGATGTCATGAATGATATCTACGATTTGAGTTCCCATGCTTTATTTCAATATGACCGCAAATTATTTGCTCCTTCGTGA
- a CDS encoding DDE-type integrase/transposase/recombinase, whose protein sequence is MNKQNTDRYEYRKLVAQVKFSLIAPVVSATFTDISAEAYFRRVSKNEVDWPDGTRRKFSAVTLKNWLYIYRNCGFDELMPKDRLDAGRVRKLDNRHKDFISDMIKEFPKVTGVMIYERMIEKGLLNVGDVSVDTVQRYIKNSGLRHGSKPVTKERRTWEFAHSCDGYEADTCHTFYIFDEAGEYRKTYLIAIIDNHSRMIVGAEFFFNDNAVNFQKVWHDAVLRYGRSKMIILDNGSSYKNKSTKEIEARLGTKIIYNPPYSPEGKAVIERFFSTIKMRWMNGDHGSHYHSLTELNMRLKSWINEYNRTPHSSLKDDIHDNHTPLERYMYDMKDVEVCQLSNKSSVEYRAWLDDVFMHETTRKVNGDSTVLIENVLFDVPSIYIGMRVIIRYDPRTFENTYLYDISEKRKFQSVGQIRLKTEGQEERRLFINGNDNVLRNGQKSIY, encoded by the coding sequence ATGAACAAACAGAATACTGATCGTTACGAGTACAGAAAACTCGTTGCACAGGTCAAATTTTCACTTATTGCACCTGTCGTTTCGGCTACATTTACGGATATATCCGCTGAAGCCTATTTTAGGCGTGTTTCCAAGAATGAGGTCGATTGGCCCGATGGTACCAGAAGAAAGTTTTCTGCTGTAACTTTAAAGAATTGGCTTTATATTTATAGAAATTGTGGATTTGATGAACTGATGCCTAAAGATCGTCTGGATGCCGGAAGAGTCAGGAAGCTGGACAATCGCCATAAAGATTTTATTAGCGATATGATCAAGGAATTCCCTAAAGTGACAGGCGTCATGATCTATGAAAGAATGATTGAAAAGGGGCTCCTCAACGTAGGTGATGTATCGGTAGATACTGTTCAGAGGTACATTAAAAATTCAGGATTGCGTCATGGGTCAAAACCTGTCACAAAAGAAAGACGTACATGGGAATTTGCTCATTCATGTGATGGATATGAAGCGGATACCTGTCATACCTTTTATATTTTTGATGAAGCCGGTGAGTACAGAAAAACTTATCTGATTGCCATCATCGATAATCATTCAAGAATGATAGTTGGTGCTGAATTCTTTTTTAATGATAATGCCGTTAATTTTCAGAAGGTATGGCATGATGCAGTACTAAGATATGGGAGAAGTAAGATGATCATCCTTGACAATGGATCAAGCTACAAAAATAAAAGCACCAAGGAGATAGAAGCAAGGCTGGGCACAAAAATCATCTACAATCCACCTTATTCACCGGAAGGAAAGGCCGTTATTGAAAGGTTCTTTTCTACCATCAAGATGAGATGGATGAATGGGGATCATGGAAGCCATTATCATTCATTGACCGAGCTCAATATGAGATTAAAAAGTTGGATTAACGAATATAACCGTACCCCTCATTCTTCACTGAAGGATGACATTCACGACAATCACACTCCATTGGAAAGATACATGTACGATATGAAGGACGTGGAGGTATGTCAGCTATCCAATAAATCATCCGTTGAATACAGAGCCTGGCTTGACGATGTGTTCATGCATGAAACGACACGTAAGGTAAATGGAGATTCAACCGTATTGATTGAAAATGTTTTATTTGATGTTCCGTCCATTTATATCGGGATGAGGGTAATCATTCGATATGATCCAAGAACTTTTGAAAATACCTATCTGTATGATATATCCGAAAAAAGAAAGTTCCAATCAGTAGGACAGATAAGGTTGAAAACGGAAGGACAAGAAGAGAGGAGATTATTTATTAATGGAAATGACAACGTATTACGGAATGGACAGAAATCCATTTACTAA
- a CDS encoding ExeA family protein, giving the protein MEMTTYYGMDRNPFTKDTMIKTLYESNDFKQMTNRLEFIIKSRGIGVFLSNPGMGKTTCLRKTLESLNPNRYVVIYICMTTITAIDFYRMLNDALGLEEMTKKSKMFQAIQDELRRLTVENKMEVIIAIDEAQFLRKEVLREFIMLMNFDYDSKDYCTLIFVGQNEFIRTLRLKVLEPFRQRINMNYTFTGFNEEEVKNYVESRLESVGCRTDLFTKESYHTLYTLMNTSVRILNQIISKSLILGMHYKKDIIDSELIMEAGKELMIG; this is encoded by the coding sequence ATGGAAATGACAACGTATTACGGAATGGACAGAAATCCATTTACTAAAGATACAATGATTAAAACATTATATGAATCTAATGATTTTAAACAGATGACGAACCGATTGGAATTTATCATCAAATCAAGAGGAATCGGTGTATTTTTAAGCAATCCTGGGATGGGAAAGACCACATGTCTGAGAAAAACATTGGAATCTCTCAACCCCAATCGATATGTAGTAATCTATATCTGTATGACAACGATTACAGCCATAGATTTTTACAGAATGCTTAATGATGCACTGGGGCTTGAAGAGATGACAAAAAAGTCGAAGATGTTTCAAGCTATCCAGGATGAACTGAGAAGATTGACAGTAGAAAACAAAATGGAAGTCATTATAGCGATAGATGAAGCACAATTTCTCAGAAAAGAAGTGCTTAGAGAATTCATCATGCTTATGAATTTTGATTATGATTCAAAAGATTACTGTACACTGATATTCGTAGGGCAGAATGAATTTATAAGAACACTGCGACTTAAAGTCCTGGAACCATTTAGACAACGTATCAATATGAATTATACGTTTACAGGATTCAATGAAGAAGAAGTAAAAAATTATGTGGAATCACGTTTGGAATCGGTCGGTTGCCGAACAGACCTGTTTACAAAAGAAAGCTATCATACACTTTATACACTGATGAATACCTCCGTCAGGATACTCAATCAGATCATCAGTAAGAGCCTGATATTAGGAATGCATTATAAAAAGGATATCATTGATAGCGAACTGATCATGGAAGCAGGCAAGGAATTAATGATAGGATAG
- a CDS encoding transposase yields MSYFTTDLYETKREIVNFSNKLSDSLDKPAAKFVMDMMFGLARSQSVLLSDIARALDENIKLNYTIDRLSNHLAQFDDEAMNQMKSNYNDMVIKHLSEDRIILLDNSEIIKKYGRKFEDLCMVRDASSLKDDIYPGYHVCEATALTQDQHHPISLYSHIYSTESEGFRSMNDETIKSIKYVKSLIPERCTFVCDRGYDANVFYDYFIDENHNADDFIIRLKENRTLLFKGKPKKVGEIAKRRKGKIKMNMYFSKEDSEVYVSHTRVELPSQKGRILNLVIVYGLSEEKPMMLLTNREIRNKRDVHKIVRAYMSRWRIEEKFRFKKNQYGFENIRVRTMKSIVKPQILR; encoded by the coding sequence ATGAGTTATTTTACCACAGATCTATATGAAACGAAAAGAGAAATTGTCAATTTTTCTAATAAATTATCAGACAGTCTTGATAAACCTGCTGCCAAGTTTGTCATGGACATGATGTTTGGTCTTGCAAGAAGTCAAAGTGTTCTACTTAGCGATATTGCCAGAGCTCTTGATGAAAATATCAAGCTCAATTATACAATTGACAGATTATCCAATCATTTGGCTCAATTTGATGATGAAGCAATGAACCAAATGAAATCCAATTATAATGATATGGTTATCAAGCATCTTAGCGAAGACAGGATCATTTTACTTGATAACAGTGAAATCATCAAAAAATATGGAAGAAAATTTGAAGATCTTTGTATGGTCAGGGATGCTTCCTCACTTAAGGATGACATTTATCCTGGATACCATGTATGTGAGGCAACTGCCCTCACACAGGATCAACATCATCCAATATCTTTGTATAGCCATATCTATTCAACTGAAAGTGAAGGATTCAGGTCAATGAACGATGAAACAATAAAGAGCATAAAATATGTCAAATCTCTCATTCCTGAAAGATGTACATTTGTATGTGACAGAGGATATGATGCCAATGTATTTTATGATTACTTCATAGATGAAAATCATAATGCAGATGATTTCATCATCAGACTCAAAGAAAATAGAACGTTATTGTTTAAAGGGAAGCCAAAGAAAGTAGGAGAAATCGCCAAAAGAAGAAAAGGGAAGATTAAGATGAACATGTATTTTTCTAAGGAAGATAGTGAAGTCTATGTATCACATACGAGAGTGGAACTGCCATCACAAAAGGGAAGGATATTAAATCTAGTCATTGTGTATGGATTAAGTGAAGAAAAACCGATGATGCTTTTAACGAATAGAGAGATCAGGAATAAAAGAGATGTGCATAAGATAGTGAGGGCATATATGTCAAGGTGGCGAATCGAGGAGAAATTCAGATTCAAAAAGAATCAGTATGGTTTTGAAAATATAAGAGTAAGGACAATGAAATCAATTGTTAAACCACAAATTCTGCGATAA
- a CDS encoding GNAT family N-acetyltransferase: MSCIIRKWKREDAKELCYCINDLRVLNNMTDRIPYPYHIEDAYVYIDDVLASDETKLFAFAIEYKGHITGSIAVIRQDDINRRSRKIGYYLGHDYWGQGIMSEAVKQIFQYVFKHSDIERIFAAPFDYNPASCRVLEKCGFEKEGILRKNGFKNGEFHDMIMYSLIK, from the coding sequence ATGTCTTGTATCATTAGAAAATGGAAAAGAGAAGATGCCAAGGAATTGTGCTATTGTATTAATGATTTAAGAGTTTTAAATAATATGACAGATCGTATTCCTTATCCTTATCATATTGAAGATGCGTATGTTTATATTGATGATGTTCTTGCAAGTGATGAAACAAAACTATTTGCTTTTGCGATTGAATATAAAGGGCATATTACAGGGAGTATTGCAGTCATACGTCAAGATGATATTAATCGAAGAAGTAGAAAAATTGGTTATTATTTAGGACATGATTATTGGGGGCAAGGCATTATGTCAGAAGCTGTCAAACAAATCTTTCAATATGTCTTTAAACATAGTGATATAGAAAGAATTTTTGCAGCTCCATTTGATTACAATCCCGCTTCATGTCGTGTATTAGAAAAGTGTGGATTTGAAAAAGAAGGTATATTAAGAAAAAATGGCTTTAAAAATGGCGAATTTCATGACATGATAATGTATTCTTTGATTAAATAA
- the serS gene encoding serine--tRNA ligase — protein MIDIAKLRENPEAVKENMRKKFQHEKLHLVDEAYQLDKEYRESLTKASELRAMRNKLSKEIGQFMREGKKDLAEENKRKVGEMAQTLKELEEKEAQLGPQLKEVMMKIPNFIDDSVPIGKDDSENVEIQKYGEPIVPDYEIPYHADIITKLNGLDKEASGRTSGNGFYYLMGDIARLSSAMLSYARDFMIDKGFIYCIPPFMIRSDVVTGVMSFEEMDAMMYKIEGEDLYLIGTSEHSMIGKFKDQIVKEDELPITLTSYSPCFRKEVGAHGIEERGIYRVHQFEKQEMVVLCKPEDAMEWYDKMWSYTVELFRSLDIPVRTLECCSGDLADLKVKSCDVEAWSPRQKKYFEVGSCSTLGDAQARRLGIRTKGEQGTYYVATLNNTVLASTRALIAFIENNYNEDGTISIPEVLRPYMGGKDKIG, from the coding sequence ATGATTGATATAGCCAAATTAAGAGAAAATCCTGAAGCAGTTAAAGAAAATATGCGTAAAAAATTCCAACATGAAAAATTACATTTAGTTGACGAAGCTTATCAGTTGGATAAAGAATATCGTGAATCATTAACAAAAGCAAGTGAATTAAGAGCAATGCGTAATAAGTTATCTAAAGAAATTGGACAATTTATGCGTGAAGGAAAGAAAGATTTAGCTGAAGAAAATAAAAGAAAAGTAGGAGAAATGGCTCAGACTTTAAAAGAATTGGAAGAAAAAGAAGCTCAGTTAGGTCCTCAATTAAAAGAGGTAATGATGAAAATACCTAACTTTATTGATGATAGTGTACCTATTGGTAAAGATGATAGTGAAAACGTAGAAATTCAAAAATATGGGGAACCAATTGTTCCTGATTATGAAATTCCATATCATGCTGATATTATTACAAAATTAAATGGTTTAGATAAAGAGGCAAGTGGAAGAACAAGTGGAAATGGTTTTTATTATTTAATGGGAGATATTGCTAGACTTTCTTCAGCTATGTTATCTTATGCTAGAGATTTTATGATTGATAAAGGATTTATTTATTGTATTCCTCCATTTATGATTAGAAGTGATGTTGTGACAGGTGTGATGTCATTTGAAGAAATGGATGCGATGATGTATAAAATTGAAGGTGAAGATTTATATTTAATTGGAACAAGTGAACATAGTATGATTGGTAAATTTAAAGATCAAATTGTCAAGGAAGACGAATTACCAATTACTTTAACTTCTTATTCACCATGTTTTAGAAAAGAAGTTGGAGCACATGGTATCGAAGAACGTGGTATTTATCGTGTACATCAATTTGAAAAACAAGAAATGGTTGTATTATGTAAACCAGAAGATGCAATGGAATGGTATGACAAAATGTGGTCTTATACAGTTGAACTTTTTAGAAGTTTAGATATTCCTGTAAGAACATTAGAATGTTGTAGTGGTGATTTAGCTGATTTAAAAGTCAAATCATGTGATGTTGAAGCATGGTCACCAAGACAAAAGAAATACTTTGAAGTTGGTTCTTGTTCTACATTAGGAGATGCACAGGCAAGACGTTTAGGTATTCGTACAAAAGGTGAACAGGGAACATATTATGTTGCGACATTAAATAATACTGTTTTAGCAAGTACAAGAGCTTTAATTGCTTTTATTGAAAACAACTATAATGAAGATGGAACAATTTCTATTCCTGAAGTTTTAAGACCTTATATGGGTGGTAAAGACAAAATTGGATAA
- the ltrA gene encoding group II intron reverse transcriptase/maturase, giving the protein MDSERNGGNENMKTDNTLLEEMLSDTNLELAFTQVKRNKGASGVDGMEVAELKDYLDKHLEEIKDSIRNKTYKPQPVRRVEIPKPDGGIRNLGVPTVLDRFVQQAIAQVLIPIYEPIFSDNSFGFRPNRCCEMAIIKALEYMNEGYQWIVDIDLEKFFDTVNHDKLISLVMKDVKSGEIVSLIRKFLVSGIMIDNEYKESVVGTPQGGNLSPLLSNIVLNELDKEMEARGLRFTRYADDCIILVGSSKAADRVMENISKFIEKKLGLKVNMTKSKVSKPNDIKYLGFGFYYDSFSSMWKAKPHEKSIATLQTKLRRLTNRSWSVSWEYRILKIRQLVNGWINYYRIGNFIKVCRKLDAQIRFRIRMYLWKKWKTIGNREKQLRKLGALPWQAKTWANSRKSYARCASTFLRTRITNDLLYRKGLPSMVAQYQLKHISV; this is encoded by the coding sequence ATGGATAGCGAAAGAAATGGAGGTAACGAAAATATGAAAACTGATAACACATTGCTTGAGGAAATGCTTAGTGATACTAATCTAGAACTAGCATTTACACAAGTCAAACGAAACAAAGGTGCAAGTGGAGTAGATGGAATGGAAGTAGCTGAACTTAAAGACTATTTAGATAAACATCTAGAAGAAATTAAGGACAGTATACGAAACAAGACATATAAGCCACAACCTGTGAGAAGAGTAGAAATACCCAAACCCGATGGCGGAATACGAAATCTAGGAGTGCCAACAGTACTTGATAGATTTGTCCAACAAGCCATAGCCCAAGTGTTAATACCTATCTATGAACCAATATTCAGTGACAATAGTTTTGGATTTAGACCAAATAGATGTTGCGAAATGGCAATCATCAAAGCATTGGAATATATGAATGAAGGCTATCAGTGGATAGTAGATATAGACCTAGAAAAGTTCTTTGATACAGTTAATCATGATAAACTTATTTCACTTGTCATGAAAGATGTAAAGAGTGGAGAAATAGTATCTCTAATTAGGAAATTTCTAGTAAGCGGGATTATGATTGATAATGAATATAAAGAGTCAGTCGTAGGAACACCACAAGGTGGAAATCTAAGTCCGCTACTCAGTAACATAGTTCTCAATGAACTAGATAAGGAAATGGAAGCACGAGGACTAAGATTCACACGATATGCAGATGATTGTATTATATTAGTGGGTAGCAGTAAAGCCGCCGATAGAGTAATGGAAAACATTAGTAAATTCATAGAAAAGAAACTAGGACTTAAAGTAAATATGACTAAAAGTAAAGTTTCCAAACCTAATGATATTAAATATCTAGGATTTGGATTCTATTATGACTCTTTTTCATCTATGTGGAAAGCAAAACCACATGAGAAATCTATCGCAACACTGCAAACAAAACTAAGGAGACTAACAAATAGAAGTTGGTCAGTATCGTGGGAATATAGAATACTTAAGATAAGACAACTTGTAAATGGGTGGATTAACTATTACCGTATTGGAAATTTTATAAAAGTCTGTAGAAAACTAGATGCACAAATAAGATTTAGGATACGTATGTACTTATGGAAGAAATGGAAAACCATAGGAAATAGAGAAAAGCAACTAAGAAAGTTAGGGGCATTACCATGGCAAGCTAAAACTTGGGCAAACAGTCGAAAATCATATGCAAGATGTGCAAGTACATTTCTTCGAACAAGAATAACTAATGATTTATTATATAGAAAAGGACTACCATCAATGGTAGCCCAATATCAGTTAAAACATATTTCAGTATAG
- a CDS encoding amino acid adenylation domain-containing protein, producing MKNVLEFLEQSSQKYFTKIAFTDENNEISYGQCVEDAQRIGTYLLSLQVRRQPIAVMMDKNVESLIAFLGVIYSGNFYVVIDALMPSDRIQAIFETLKPVAFLCQRQYEEKARTLHQQVFIYEDMIQTGIDIEKLKTIRKQMIDTDPLYALFTSGSTGVPKGAVVSHRNVINYASWFQETFNIQADTQFGSQTPFYFSMSVSDVFSTIIAGATLHILPKKLFSFPIKLIEYMNEKQVNTIYWVPSALGIIANMKVLDYVELHHLQKVLFAGEVMPTKHLNYWRKHIPNALYANLFGPTETTDICTYYIVDREFQDDEVLPIGKACQNCDVFLLDENNQEVTDHREGELCVRGSFLALGYYNNPSKTQEVFVQNPLNKSYPEMIYRTGDLVKYNERNELIYITRKDFQIKHMGYRIELGEIEAAVYALSNIQSCAVIYDEKDDKIVLIYTGKITDIAIMEGISHKIPHYMFPNKIIKLKAMPLNQNGKIDRKWLKNHYYEEEK from the coding sequence ATGAAAAATGTCCTTGAATTTTTAGAACAATCATCACAAAAGTATTTTACAAAAATTGCTTTTACAGATGAAAACAATGAGATAAGTTATGGACAATGTGTTGAAGATGCACAAAGAATAGGAACATATTTATTATCTTTACAAGTACGCAGACAACCCATTGCAGTAATGATGGATAAAAATGTTGAAAGTTTAATAGCTTTTTTAGGTGTTATTTATAGTGGCAACTTTTATGTTGTTATAGATGCTTTGATGCCAAGTGATCGTATCCAGGCTATTTTTGAAACTTTAAAGCCAGTAGCTTTTTTGTGTCAAAGACAATATGAAGAAAAAGCAAGAACTTTACATCAACAAGTCTTTATTTATGAAGATATGATTCAAACAGGGATTGATATAGAAAAATTAAAAACGATAAGAAAACAAATGATTGATACGGATCCTTTATATGCTTTATTTACATCTGGGTCAACAGGAGTTCCAAAAGGAGCCGTTGTTTCTCATCGTAATGTTATAAATTATGCATCGTGGTTTCAAGAAACATTTAATATTCAAGCAGATACACAGTTTGGAAGTCAAACACCATTTTATTTTAGTATGTCAGTATCTGATGTCTTTAGTACTATTATTGCTGGAGCGACTTTACATATCTTACCTAAAAAATTGTTTTCTTTTCCTATCAAATTAATTGAATATATGAATGAAAAACAAGTGAATACGATTTATTGGGTACCTTCGGCTTTAGGTATTATTGCGAATATGAAAGTTTTAGATTATGTTGAATTGCACCATCTTCAAAAGGTTTTATTTGCTGGTGAAGTGATGCCAACAAAACATTTAAATTATTGGAGAAAACATATACCAAATGCTTTGTATGCAAATTTATTTGGACCAACTGAAACAACAGATATTTGTACATATTACATTGTAGATCGAGAGTTTCAAGACGATGAAGTTTTACCAATAGGTAAAGCTTGTCAAAACTGTGATGTCTTCTTATTAGATGAAAATAATCAGGAAGTTACTGATCATAGAGAAGGTGAACTTTGTGTTAGAGGATCATTTTTAGCTTTAGGTTATTACAATAATCCAAGCAAAACACAAGAAGTCTTTGTTCAAAATCCATTAAATAAGTCTTATCCTGAAATGATTTATCGTACAGGAGATTTGGTGAAATATAATGAACGTAATGAACTAATCTATATTACACGTAAAGATTTCCAAATCAAACATATGGGTTATCGTATTGAATTAGGTGAGATTGAAGCAGCTGTCTATGCTTTATCAAATATTCAAAGTTGTGCAGTGATTTATGATGAAAAAGATGACAAGATTGTTTTGATTTATACTGGGAAAATAACTGATATAGCAATAATGGAAGGTATATCGCATAAAATACCACATTATATGTTTCCTAATAAAATCATTAAGTTAAAGGCTATGCCTTTAAATCAAAATGGAAAAATAGATAGAAAATGGTTAAAAAATCATTATTATGAGGAGGAAAAGTAA
- a CDS encoding acyl carrier protein translates to MDELLNILKDLKPGVDFENEKNLIDDRILDSLDVMNLIVELNDEFDIEITPLDILPENFQSVETIYQLITRLQEDN, encoded by the coding sequence ATGGATGAATTATTAAATATATTAAAAGATTTAAAACCTGGAGTTGATTTTGAAAATGAAAAGAATTTAATTGATGATAGAATATTAGATTCTTTAGATGTAATGAATTTAATAGTGGAATTAAATGATGAATTTGATATTGAAATTACACCATTAGATATATTACCTGAAAACTTTCAATCTGTAGAAACAATTTACCAACTCATTACACGTTTACAGGAAGATAATTAA
- a CDS encoding MBOAT family O-acyltransferase, protein MAYTSYIYLLLFLGSTFLLYTVFPKKYKWLVLLSASYLYYILASRVWMIVFILLTTVSIYIGALRLDRINDLFITMKKSLDRQQRKELKERIVCQKKIVVVLMLIINLGLLIFLKYSNFLIDILNISILEHFQISIPLVKLFLPLGISFYTLQAISYIVDVYRGKYHSDECFTRVALYLAFFPTIVEGPITRYNEVAYQLYEGHDFNYENLTFGAQLILWGMFKKIVIADRANMLVNYVFDDYTKFSGLSVIIAIIFYTIQLYTEFSGCMDIVRGSAQLFSIQLPDNFRQPFFAKSINEFWQRWHITLGSWLRDYVFYSVSLSAPFKKWSQLVKKYGNDYINKLLPASTALFFVWLCNGLWHGASMKYVMYGMYYYILMMLGMYLEPVFMKIKSFFHLSNNQFIFHLFQIMRTILIVHIGMLIFRADSLSSAWHMLISCFQGSMEIGYMGLAIKDILIVIIGVLIVFVVSLGKEKNIHIRERIAKMHIIPRWTFYLTAFMIVVIFGAYGRGYDIVSFIYAQF, encoded by the coding sequence ATGGCATATACATCATATATTTATTTACTACTCTTTTTAGGAAGCACATTTTTACTTTATACTGTGTTTCCTAAAAAGTATAAATGGTTAGTTTTATTATCAGCAAGTTATCTTTATTATATTCTTGCTAGTCGTGTATGGATGATTGTATTCATATTATTAACGACTGTTTCTATTTATATTGGTGCTTTGAGGTTGGATAGAATCAATGATTTATTTATAACAATGAAAAAATCTTTAGATCGACAACAAAGAAAAGAATTGAAAGAAAGAATAGTATGTCAAAAGAAAATTGTTGTTGTATTAATGCTTATCATTAATCTAGGATTACTGATATTTTTAAAATATTCAAACTTCTTAATAGATATCTTAAATATCAGTATTCTAGAACATTTTCAAATATCTATTCCACTTGTTAAATTATTTTTACCATTAGGTATTTCTTTTTATACATTACAGGCAATTAGCTATATTGTTGATGTATATCGAGGTAAATATCATAGTGATGAATGTTTTACAAGAGTGGCTTTATATTTAGCGTTTTTTCCAACAATTGTAGAAGGTCCTATTACAAGATATAACGAAGTGGCATATCAGTTGTATGAAGGACATGATTTTAATTATGAGAATCTTACTTTTGGAGCACAATTGATTTTATGGGGTATGTTTAAAAAGATTGTGATTGCTGATAGAGCCAATATGTTAGTGAATTATGTTTTTGATGATTATACAAAGTTTTCAGGTTTAAGTGTGATTATTGCGATTATCTTTTATACGATTCAATTATATACAGAGTTTTCTGGATGCATGGATATTGTCAGAGGAAGCGCTCAATTATTTAGTATTCAGTTACCAGATAATTTTAGGCAACCTTTTTTTGCAAAAAGTATTAATGAGTTTTGGCAAAGATGGCATATTACTTTAGGTTCATGGTTAAGAGATTATGTATTTTATAGTGTATCTTTATCAGCTCCATTTAAAAAGTGGAGTCAGTTAGTTAAAAAATATGGAAATGATTATATCAATAAACTATTACCAGCTTCAACAGCATTGTTTTTTGTTTGGCTATGTAATGGTTTGTGGCATGGGGCAAGCATGAAATACGTCATGTATGGAATGTATTATTATATTTTGATGATGTTAGGAATGTATTTGGAACCTGTTTTTATGAAAATAAAAAGTTTCTTCCATCTTTCCAATAATCAATTTATCTTTCATTTATTTCAAATCATGAGAACCATTTTGATTGTTCATATTGGTATGCTTATTTTTAGAGCTGATAGTTTATCAAGTGCCTGGCATATGTTGATTTCATGTTTCCAAGGTTCAATGGAGATTGGATATATGGGCTTAGCTATTAAAGATATATTGATTGTGATAATTGGGGTATTGATTGTTTTTGTTGTGAGTCTTGGTAAAGAAAAGAATATTCATATTAGAGAGCGTATTGCTAAAATGCATATTATACCACGTTGGACATTTTATTTAACTGCTTTTATGATTGTTGTGATATTTGGTGCTTATGGACGAGGATATGATATTGTAAGCTTCATTTATGCACAGTTTTAG